From the Leptolyngbya sp. CCY15150 genome, the window GATGATCCATTGTCCCTCGCGGCTGGTTGTGTGCCGCTAGAGATTAACCAAGTTCCCAAGACGGCGAAGACCTATCTAGATTTACAAGATGAGCTGTACCCGGCCATGCCGCAGCTTCATGATGCTTGGGTGCAAGACTATGCAGAACGATCGATGAATGTGGTGGTCTTGGAAGACCGATCGACCTTTCCCACCTTGCTCCACTGCATGAAAAATGAGGATGTCGTGCCGTTTCAGGTGCTGACGTGGCTGTATGACATGACCAAGCTGTGGGAAGTCTTGGAAGCCTGTGGTTATAGTGCCAGTGTGCTAGAGCCGAATAACCTCCATATTGATGAGGGTCAGGTGCTGTGTCTACAACGGCTGCATGCCGACTATCCAGGTCATGCTCCGAGTCTGAAAGACCTAGGCTCGCTGTGGCAGAACCTTTTTCAACAGTCTCAGCGCACACAACTGGGTGCCTTGTCTAAGCTTTGTGCTGACTTAGAACTGGGTGCCATTGAAACGTTGATGGAACTTCAAGAACGCCTGGAGGCGATCGCCCAAGAGTTGCAGGAACCGCTCTTTGGTGTTGATGTTCCCCTGATGGCTAACGTGCCAACCCAGGCTACCTCCGCTGCTCAACCTTCTTCTGAATCTCCTATGACAGACTTCACGCCTGCTCCTGAGACCGATGACGACGATTTGACGCTCGATCCACCCACCCTACCGCCCCCCGAACTTTCGGAGGCGATCGCTCTGGGTGCGGGCAGTGCCGATGAGGATCCTGAGCTGGATGAGGATGACGATACGTCAACGCCTACCCTCATGCCGCCCATGGATGATGCCAGCGATGAAAGCGATGATTTGCCGACCATTGTGCTGCCGATGAAGCTCATTAGCTTGGAAGATGCAGGACGCACGGATATTGGTCAGCAGCGGAAGCATAACGAAGACTACTTTAGTATTCACACTCAGATCCAAAAGGCAGATAGTCCCCTAGCTCGCCACCTGACGGCTAAAGGGCTGTACATTCTCTGTGATGGCATGGGCGGACATTCCGGCGGAGAAGTGGCCAGTTCTTTGGCGGTGGAAACTCTAGAGCAGTATTTTGAGGAGCATTGGCACGACCAATTGCCGACGGAGCAGGTGATCAGAGAAGCGGTGTTGATGGCCAATAAGGCGATCTATGATCTCAACCAGCAAAATTTCCGGTCTGGCAGTGGCCGCATGGGGACAACCCTGGTGCTAGTGCTGATTCAGGGCACGGAGGCAGCGATCGCCCACGTCGGCGACAGTCGTCTCTACCGCTTCACGCGCCGGATGGGATTGGAGCAGTTGACGGTGGATCACGAAGTTGGGCAGCGGGAAATTCAGCGGGGTGTTGAACCGTCGATCGCCTATGCTCGTCCCGATGCCTATCAGTTGACCCAGGCCCTAGGGCCCCGCGATCAAAACTTTGTCGATCCTGACATCGCCTTTTTAGAACTCACGGAGGATGCGCTCTTCCTGCTTTGTTCGGACGGGCTCACGGACGATAATCTACTCGAAAAGCATTGGCGCACCCATGTGGAGCCGCTGCTCAGCTCCCAGACCAATCTAGAGCAGGGGGTGGTGCAGTTGATCGATTTAGCCAACCACTACAACGGTCATGACAATATCACTAGCGTGGCGGTTCGCGCCAAAGTGCGTCCAGATGTGACCCCGCCTAGGCGCGTGTAGGAAGCCAATGCAGTCATCAGCCAGCTGGTGACTGCCCATCAGTTAGGAACGCTCTTGGGCTACGATTTCGCTCGTGTCGAGGAGTCGTAGTTCGTTAATATTCCAAAGCGATCGCCAGTTGGGGATGGCAGAATAGTCAACGCCCTCGATGGTATTGCGCACGGCTCCTAGTCCGTAGGGATTGATCAGATAGATAAAGGGCAGGTTTTCTTGAATGATCACCTGAGCTTGACCGTAGATCTCTTTGCGGCGCTCTAGATCCAGTTCTCGCCCTCCCTGGACAAACAGATCGGCGATCGCCCGTTCCCAATCGGAAAAGGTCTGATCCACCAAGGGCTCCTGACCGGGCTGGGGCTGGCGGTTGAAGGTGTGCAGGCTGCCGTCGAGCGACCAAATGGTGGAAGCGCCGTGGGGTTCCAGTGCGCCCGTGATGCCGCCAATGTAGGAATCCCAGTCGAGGGTGTTGCGCAGGCGTTCCAGCATGGTATTGAATTCCAAGGCCTGAAAGTCTACCTGAATGCCGATGGCTGCTAAGTCTTCACCAATCTGGGGCCCGATCACCGTGGCGATGCGTCCACCGGTGTTGGTAATCATGCGGAAGCGTACCCGGTTGCCGCTGCCGTCGAGGAGTTGATCCTCAGCATTGTAGGTAAAGCCGGCTTCTTGTAGGAGCTGCCGCGATCGCTCTGGATCGTAGTCGTAAACTGGCAGCCCTTCCTCAGGGGATAGATAAAAGGGGCTGGCGACTGGGATCGGTGAATTGAGGGTTTCTCCTAGACCGAGGAAAACATTGTTGAGCATTTTGGGGCGATTGATCCCATGGGCGATCGCTTGGCGAAATTGCACGTCGTTAAACCAGGCTGCTTTGATGGGATCAACCACTCGTGTACCATCTTGGCGGCTAGCTTGGTTGAGGTTGAAGCAGACGAAAAAGGTGCTGCTGTCGGGCCCGCCTTCATAGATGGTGAAATTGCCCCGCTCTTCTTCCCGCTTCAGCAGCATGAAGGTTTGTGGTGAGATGTCGAGCATATCCACGCCGCCGGAGCGAAACTGGATCAGCGACGTGTCTGGCGATTCCACGATCTGCCAAATAAATTGCTCGATATAGGGCTGGGGTTGCCCTTGGTCGTCGGTTTGCCAGTAGTAGGGATTGCGCTCAAAGACCAAGCGCTGACTGGGGGAGTAGCTAACCATGCGGTAGGGGCCATTGCCAATCACGCGCCGAGGATCGGTGTCGGTGCCCCAAGTGGATAGGAAGAGCGGTTGACCGTCTTCGTCTTTGGTTTCCACGGCGGCGCTCAGGGCATGGGCTGGAAGGATAGGGGTGCCGCCTACATACTCCAAGAACGGGGCAAAGGGTTCGGTAATGGTGAACTGAATTTGGCGATCGCCCACCTGTTCCACCTGGGGAAAAGTTCCGGCTTGCCCAATGCGGAAGGCATCGCGGATGGGGACGGGAATCTCAGGGTTTAGATACACCTCATTGAAGCTAAACACCACATCTTCAGCGGTGAGCGGTTCGCCGTCTGACCACTGAAGATCGTCTTTGAGGGTAAAGGTAATCTGCAAATTATCGTCAGATACGTCCCAAGATTCGGCTAGGGCTGGATAGATCTCGCTGGTAATGGGATTTTGCCCAACCAATCCGTCATAGATAAACGAAAACACGTTGGGGAAGGATTGGTTGAGGGCATAGTTAAAGCTTTTGGGATCGGTGCCTGCGGCAATAATCAAGCGCGGCACCTGGGCCGACTCCACCTTGAACGTGTCTAGACTACAGCCGCTGAAGCCGATCGCTCCTAGGGTTAATACTAGGGCGATCGCCACCCGGGCCAGCCGCTGCATACTCCATCGTCGCCACGGTTGTTCCGGGTGGGGCTGGACGTTGGCGGGTTTACCAAAACGTGGGATCAGGCGCTGCATTCCAAGCCGCTGTATTCCAAACCATTGAACCCAAAGATGCTTTACTCTGCCAGGCATAGGTTGTTCCCAAAAATCTGCGAGGGGGCGCGTCTAGGACAGGTGCTAGGACACTAAGTAGGTATACTGACCCAGCGATCGCTCATAGTGTTGCAGCAAGAGCTGGGATTCTTCTAGGCTAATCCGGTTTTCGTTCAGGGACTGTTCGGTTTGTCGGCGAATACTTTCGATTAAGTCCTCTGCGTCGTATTGCACATAGCCCAACACCTCGGTCATCGTATCGCCTTTCACCACATGCTCAATTCTGTACCCCTTGGGGGTGAGCTGGATGTGGACGGCGTTGGTGTCGCCAAAGAGGTTGTGCAGGTTGCCCATAATTTCCTGGTAGGCACCGCCTAGGAACATGCCCAGAAAGTAAGGTTCCCCAGCCTGCAGCGGATGCAGTTCCAGCACCGACTTCACATCTCGTAGGTCGATAAAATGGTCAATTTTGCCATCACTATCGCAGGTGAGGTCGGCGAGGGTGCCCCGCTGGGTAGGTTCTTCATCCAGGCGATGGATGGGCATGATGGGAAACAGTTGATCGATCGCCCAGCTATCGGGAGCCGACTGGAACACCGATAGGTTGATGTAGTAGATCGAAGCCATGATCTGTTCCAGCGCCTCTAGGTCATCGGGCACGTAGTCTTGCTGGCGGACAATGACTAGGATCTTCTTGCAGCAGCTCCAGTAGAGTTGCTCGGCGCGGGCGCGATCGCTCAAGCTTAGGTAGCCAAAGGTAAACAGGCTGATGGCTTCGTCTTTAAACTGGGTGGCATCGTGGTACATCTCCTGATAGTTCTCAGGACGGATGGACTGATAGGTTTCGTAAAGGTTGCGGATAATCAGATGTTCATCGGCGGTGGCGGCAGCGGGGAGGGCGGTGGCGGCATCACTGCTGCCCAAGACGTCAAAGACCAGGACGGATTGATGGGAGGCGATCGCTCTGCCGCTTTCACTAATCAGCGTGGGCATGGCCACCTGTCGTTCTTGGCAGGCTTCTTTGACCTCAGCGACTACATCATTGGCATAGTTCTGCATGTTGTAGTTTTTGGAGGCGTAGAAGTTGGTTTTAGAGCCGTCGTAATCCACGCCCAAACCACCGCCAACGTCGAGATACTTCATGTCTGCTCCCAGCTTGGCCAATTCCACATAAATTTGGCTGGCTTCCCGAATGGCTTCCTTGATCACCGCGATGGAGGAAATCTGAGAGCCAATGTGGTAGTGCAAAAGCTGTAGACAGTGGAGCATGCCCTCTGCTTTGAGGCGGTTGACGGTGTGGAGAATTTCGGGAATGGTGAGCCCAAACTTGGCGCGATCGCCGGCCGAAATGCCCCAGCGACCTTCACCCTTGGTGCTCAGCTTGGCCCGCACGCCCAGCAGCGGTTCAATGCCCAACTGCCGACTGGCGGCAATCACCAACTCCACCTCATCGGCCTGCTCCAGTACAATCAAGGGCGTTTTACCCAAGCGCCGCGCCAGCATCGCCGTTTCTACATAGTCTCGATCTTTATAGCCGTTGCAAATCAGCAACGAGCCGTCGTTATCTAGAGTGGCCAGCGCAATCAACAGCTCCGGCTTAGAGCCCGCCTCTAGCCCAAACTGGTGGGGTTTGCCAAAGCGCACCAAGTCTTCAATCAAATGGCGCTGCTGGTTGCATTTGACCGGGAAGACGCCTTGGTAGACGCCGTTGTACTTATAGCGGGCGATCGCTTTACTAAAGCAGGCACTCAGCCGTTCAATCCGGTCTTCCAGAATGTCGGAAAACCGGATCAAAATCGGCAAGGAGAGATTCCGTTGCTTGAGGGCGGTTACCAGTTCGTAGAGATCTAACGATCCGCCGCGATCGCCCTTGGGAGAGACGGTGACATGACCAGCAGCGTTGATGGAAAAATAGGGTTCCCCCCAGCCTCGGATGCGATACAGTTCTTCGCTATCTTCAATGGTCCAGCGGGTCGTTCCCGGCGGCGTGGGATGAGAATCGGCATTAGGATCTAGAATCTTGGGCGATTCGGTAGACGGAGTGACCATACTGAACCTGACCTCGCAATCTTTCTTCAACGAGTTGTCCTGTCTATCCTATCGTGTTGTTTTGAGAATCCGGGGGCGATCGCCCGGCTTGACCCTGAGTTTTTTCAG encodes:
- a CDS encoding ABC transporter substrate-binding protein; amino-acid sequence: MPGRVKHLWVQWFGIQRLGMQRLIPRFGKPANVQPHPEQPWRRWSMQRLARVAIALVLTLGAIGFSGCSLDTFKVESAQVPRLIIAAGTDPKSFNYALNQSFPNVFSFIYDGLVGQNPITSEIYPALAESWDVSDDNLQITFTLKDDLQWSDGEPLTAEDVVFSFNEVYLNPEIPVPIRDAFRIGQAGTFPQVEQVGDRQIQFTITEPFAPFLEYVGGTPILPAHALSAAVETKDEDGQPLFLSTWGTDTDPRRVIGNGPYRMVSYSPSQRLVFERNPYYWQTDDQGQPQPYIEQFIWQIVESPDTSLIQFRSGGVDMLDISPQTFMLLKREEERGNFTIYEGGPDSSTFFVCFNLNQASRQDGTRVVDPIKAAWFNDVQFRQAIAHGINRPKMLNNVFLGLGETLNSPIPVASPFYLSPEEGLPVYDYDPERSRQLLQEAGFTYNAEDQLLDGSGNRVRFRMITNTGGRIATVIGPQIGEDLAAIGIQVDFQALEFNTMLERLRNTLDWDSYIGGITGALEPHGASTIWSLDGSLHTFNRQPQPGQEPLVDQTFSDWERAIADLFVQGGRELDLERRKEIYGQAQVIIQENLPFIYLINPYGLGAVRNTIEGVDYSAIPNWRSLWNINELRLLDTSEIVAQERS
- the speA gene encoding biosynthetic arginine decarboxylase: MVTPSTESPKILDPNADSHPTPPGTTRWTIEDSEELYRIRGWGEPYFSINAAGHVTVSPKGDRGGSLDLYELVTALKQRNLSLPILIRFSDILEDRIERLSACFSKAIARYKYNGVYQGVFPVKCNQQRHLIEDLVRFGKPHQFGLEAGSKPELLIALATLDNDGSLLICNGYKDRDYVETAMLARRLGKTPLIVLEQADEVELVIAASRQLGIEPLLGVRAKLSTKGEGRWGISAGDRAKFGLTIPEILHTVNRLKAEGMLHCLQLLHYHIGSQISSIAVIKEAIREASQIYVELAKLGADMKYLDVGGGLGVDYDGSKTNFYASKNYNMQNYANDVVAEVKEACQERQVAMPTLISESGRAIASHQSVLVFDVLGSSDAATALPAAATADEHLIIRNLYETYQSIRPENYQEMYHDATQFKDEAISLFTFGYLSLSDRARAEQLYWSCCKKILVIVRQQDYVPDDLEALEQIMASIYYINLSVFQSAPDSWAIDQLFPIMPIHRLDEEPTQRGTLADLTCDSDGKIDHFIDLRDVKSVLELHPLQAGEPYFLGMFLGGAYQEIMGNLHNLFGDTNAVHIQLTPKGYRIEHVVKGDTMTEVLGYVQYDAEDLIESIRRQTEQSLNENRISLEESQLLLQHYERSLGQYTYLVS
- a CDS encoding serine/threonine phosphatase; the protein is MLVCSQCQFENPDNHKFCQKCGAPLDALALELETSKANVALSDVSPALEQWLAVLCLTAPPRPLVMTSSSVTQAMPAAVGREVGEYLDPGDRYQLLEPLPDVSATVAATLEINVRVIDRRAHQPSYLEQLDQAIAGLPVGSSEAISGTAELDDPLSLAAGCVPLEINQVPKTAKTYLDLQDELYPAMPQLHDAWVQDYAERSMNVVVLEDRSTFPTLLHCMKNEDVVPFQVLTWLYDMTKLWEVLEACGYSASVLEPNNLHIDEGQVLCLQRLHADYPGHAPSLKDLGSLWQNLFQQSQRTQLGALSKLCADLELGAIETLMELQERLEAIAQELQEPLFGVDVPLMANVPTQATSAAQPSSESPMTDFTPAPETDDDDLTLDPPTLPPPELSEAIALGAGSADEDPELDEDDDTSTPTLMPPMDDASDESDDLPTIVLPMKLISLEDAGRTDIGQQRKHNEDYFSIHTQIQKADSPLARHLTAKGLYILCDGMGGHSGGEVASSLAVETLEQYFEEHWHDQLPTEQVIREAVLMANKAIYDLNQQNFRSGSGRMGTTLVLVLIQGTEAAIAHVGDSRLYRFTRRMGLEQLTVDHEVGQREIQRGVEPSIAYARPDAYQLTQALGPRDQNFVDPDIAFLELTEDALFLLCSDGLTDDNLLEKHWRTHVEPLLSSQTNLEQGVVQLIDLANHYNGHDNITSVAVRAKVRPDVTPPRRV